A single window of Streptomyces aquilus DNA harbors:
- a CDS encoding DNA-binding protein, with protein MSGGTQVSYEELLAAGAVLPPDVEGAGERAVPLTARSYRHPGLDDRVVVRLVAGELGAAEDLAAGFLGMEQDAEPAVVGLGLRQSLGFPEWVLVHHPEDGHHALGVVPDLERAARQAKSRPKAALDAYLELGGRLAAAVPHFLPTFYEQAGRVFLAEENATYAAQLFTRARKAEAEHGLTVEEERLDAVFLEFALAGALPVKVLSAYGKELAARVSAQEALRRFTRLCLRRTAGGLPPSAQMATDLRRLARAAGQDTDRAEQDYLAELLELPATLRAAAGWWKGHRAALVALAERERRVRGALLDMLPAGSDDDLPAMWLEVLEASGAVAGLWDGSLPAEERPSDGTAGWLERFLTFRERARSWRGSTRMPELYPLVERAADRLRTELAASGRAVKVQQDIDLIDLLLSLDVPVAAPGKDEHLPLQSWAMGEGQRDLVLLGADSRFRDAFLRGADQFHNHDQAHRAIRLLADSPGGRPWLAEWVSSVVRRFSAVGLPGLPNALTRLGWLPAEALALAEDDVRAAVGTDLAPVLARTLRAGIFDELGWPAWEEATAALVPRDRVEDIVVADAWPHLVVAGQAQARVIGVDGTLLTHDLRLPANDVSGDPGFHHVDGELLVYWNSRKDGLRGYWHSRADRVESLKGAHRTRGTEMDWYRGDFPITLPLPDGGRITGRGVLHAGDTTLPDERPLLFDGSSHWVWHADSEDREAHGWYEYDPATHERGRMSKPAFLADALRDAPAGSEYAGGRLRPSLTADATPACMPVDGLTGLRLVKLPDGSHRAEDLAGRTVTVPAQAGRPTALVTFPGAERPSAVVRNNWQLEVVDADGVVTAWGKTDRTPGVFGEGTLLLPPVQYWDCLTPRDPEGSTALRGVDRDAAAALLAAAASESDEALPDAIRALLPVTHEALVKGIAGVARYAAAQQAVLDAAAIRLTRALEGGLEDEGPAGPPDRLLTDAMNGLGVSRRYWWNRDDEADTVFRALRVLARATGLADTALPDRPDVRLHLDGHALPSGDPDLETLLDRATALAYRAASGTTTEEHREVLRTLLGELDRLGLVPAASAHWRKVGLHLEAAPLRTPGGDWREGSWNGVLPLTDGAFVAVTGRRALDDDGCTFTGYFHDPAGRFETPRPYQAVSSEPLGEEAATGRVGVFLAELAQRGPAPWFPEAAEEFARLTGVTDTMARLIVAGLPGIDVYERSFLSAEARTLIGVKVAPAAVAKDELSDVDGAVRAAVVGALLPADPARLWSDGPDVAAAAAVWNAKVGRRVAVPEALLSDAVRAFRYSTWPVREALPALLDPARSPQLSRDLEWAVSGDRVRPVGDDTDGFTAGTLTGSVGLVAWLAHRLPAGDPVRAALPPALTAVRERLAHPGLMLDLGRYISLPDFRKTAGAPTEIGQGFERYGAVVLSTHDDQPAPGLRVALLDETGQDPYLPAVRVDNQRPYAAEAALRLVRDQRFAALLADPGEPIAGDRDKDGTWWPQDPSRSVPDLVTEAAKEYGLGEDAATLYLMLLAMPDPTDRMTARWTGWKPARLKAARAELAAGDLVVEATRTRAGRSLFLPGGWVEQSAPRVPLERWKLPLFGEVTDEHVPFGVIVPLEPAADLYRRAWQRVQDGDAPRFEELKKARRGRRR; from the coding sequence ATGAGCGGGGGGACGCAGGTGTCGTACGAGGAACTGCTGGCGGCCGGCGCGGTGTTGCCGCCCGACGTCGAGGGGGCGGGCGAGCGCGCGGTGCCGCTGACGGCGCGCAGCTACCGCCACCCCGGTCTGGACGACCGTGTGGTGGTGCGGCTGGTCGCCGGTGAGCTGGGCGCGGCCGAGGACCTGGCCGCCGGGTTCCTCGGCATGGAGCAGGACGCGGAGCCGGCCGTCGTGGGCCTGGGGCTGCGTCAGTCGCTGGGCTTCCCGGAGTGGGTGCTGGTGCACCACCCCGAGGACGGCCACCACGCCCTGGGGGTCGTGCCGGACCTGGAGCGGGCGGCCCGGCAGGCGAAGTCCCGGCCGAAGGCCGCGCTGGACGCCTATCTGGAACTCGGCGGGCGGCTGGCGGCGGCGGTGCCGCACTTCCTGCCGACGTTCTACGAGCAGGCCGGCCGGGTGTTCCTCGCAGAGGAGAACGCCACCTATGCCGCCCAGTTGTTCACCCGCGCCCGCAAGGCCGAGGCGGAGCACGGGCTGACGGTGGAGGAGGAGCGCCTGGACGCGGTGTTCCTGGAGTTCGCGCTGGCCGGTGCGCTGCCGGTCAAGGTGCTGTCCGCGTACGGCAAGGAGCTGGCCGCGCGGGTGTCGGCGCAGGAGGCGCTGCGCCGCTTCACTCGGCTGTGTCTGCGCCGTACCGCGGGCGGTCTGCCGCCGTCCGCGCAGATGGCCACCGACCTGCGCAGGCTGGCGCGCGCCGCCGGGCAGGACACCGACCGTGCCGAGCAGGACTATCTGGCCGAGCTGCTGGAACTTCCGGCGACGCTGCGGGCCGCGGCCGGCTGGTGGAAGGGCCACCGGGCGGCCCTGGTGGCGCTGGCCGAGCGTGAACGGCGGGTGCGGGGCGCCCTGTTGGACATGCTGCCCGCCGGTTCCGACGACGACCTGCCCGCGATGTGGCTGGAGGTGCTGGAGGCCTCGGGTGCCGTGGCCGGGCTGTGGGACGGCTCCCTGCCCGCCGAGGAACGGCCGAGTGACGGCACGGCGGGCTGGCTGGAGCGCTTCCTGACGTTCCGGGAGCGGGCCCGGTCCTGGCGCGGCTCCACCCGGATGCCGGAGCTGTACCCGCTGGTGGAGCGGGCGGCGGACCGGCTGCGTACCGAACTCGCCGCGTCCGGGCGGGCGGTGAAGGTGCAGCAGGACATCGACCTGATCGACCTGCTGCTGTCGCTCGACGTGCCGGTGGCCGCGCCGGGCAAGGACGAGCACCTGCCCCTGCAGAGCTGGGCCATGGGCGAAGGGCAGCGGGACCTGGTGCTGCTGGGCGCCGACTCCCGGTTCCGGGACGCCTTCCTGCGGGGCGCGGACCAGTTCCACAACCACGACCAGGCGCACCGCGCGATCCGTCTGCTGGCCGACTCCCCCGGCGGCCGGCCCTGGCTGGCGGAGTGGGTGAGTTCGGTCGTACGGCGCTTCAGCGCGGTCGGTCTGCCCGGCCTGCCGAACGCGCTGACCAGGCTGGGCTGGCTGCCCGCCGAGGCGCTGGCCCTCGCGGAGGACGACGTCCGCGCGGCGGTCGGCACCGACCTCGCACCGGTGCTGGCCCGCACCCTGCGCGCCGGGATCTTCGACGAACTCGGCTGGCCCGCCTGGGAGGAGGCGACCGCCGCCCTCGTGCCCAGGGACCGGGTGGAGGACATCGTCGTCGCCGACGCGTGGCCCCACCTCGTGGTCGCGGGCCAGGCCCAGGCCCGGGTCATCGGCGTCGACGGCACCCTGCTCACCCACGACCTGCGGCTGCCGGCGAACGACGTGTCGGGCGACCCGGGCTTCCACCACGTGGACGGTGAACTCCTCGTCTACTGGAACTCCCGCAAGGACGGCCTGCGCGGCTACTGGCACTCCCGTGCCGATCGCGTCGAGTCCCTCAAGGGCGCGCACCGCACCCGGGGCACCGAGATGGACTGGTACCGGGGCGACTTCCCGATCACGCTGCCCCTGCCGGACGGCGGCCGGATCACCGGCCGCGGCGTCCTGCACGCCGGGGACACCACCTTGCCCGACGAACGGCCGCTGCTCTTCGACGGCTCCTCCCACTGGGTGTGGCACGCGGACTCCGAGGACCGCGAGGCGCACGGCTGGTACGAGTACGACCCGGCCACCCATGAGCGCGGGCGCATGAGCAAGCCCGCGTTCCTGGCCGACGCCCTGCGCGACGCGCCCGCGGGCAGCGAGTACGCGGGCGGACGACTGCGGCCTTCCCTCACCGCCGACGCCACTCCGGCCTGCATGCCGGTCGACGGACTGACGGGCCTGCGGCTGGTGAAGCTGCCCGACGGCTCACATCGCGCCGAGGACCTCGCCGGACGTACCGTCACCGTGCCCGCGCAGGCGGGCCGTCCGACCGCGCTCGTGACGTTCCCCGGCGCCGAGCGGCCCAGTGCCGTCGTGCGCAACAACTGGCAGCTCGAGGTGGTCGACGCCGACGGGGTCGTCACCGCCTGGGGCAAGACCGACCGCACCCCCGGGGTCTTCGGCGAGGGCACGTTGCTGCTGCCGCCCGTGCAGTACTGGGACTGTCTGACGCCGCGCGACCCAGAGGGCTCGACGGCGCTGCGGGGCGTCGACCGGGACGCGGCGGCAGCGCTGCTGGCCGCCGCGGCGAGCGAGAGCGACGAGGCGCTGCCCGACGCGATCCGTGCCCTGCTGCCCGTCACCCACGAGGCGCTCGTGAAGGGCATCGCCGGTGTCGCCCGCTATGCCGCGGCGCAGCAGGCCGTGCTGGACGCGGCGGCGATCCGGCTCACCCGTGCCCTCGAAGGCGGCCTGGAGGACGAGGGGCCGGCCGGCCCGCCGGACCGTCTGCTGACGGACGCGATGAACGGCCTCGGGGTGTCCCGCCGGTACTGGTGGAACCGCGACGACGAGGCCGACACCGTCTTCCGTGCCCTGCGCGTCCTGGCCCGGGCCACCGGGCTCGCCGACACCGCCCTCCCCGACCGTCCCGACGTACGGCTGCACCTCGACGGCCACGCCCTGCCGAGCGGCGACCCGGACCTGGAGACCCTCCTCGACCGGGCCACCGCCCTCGCCTACCGGGCGGCCTCCGGCACCACCACCGAGGAGCACCGCGAGGTACTGCGCACGCTGCTGGGCGAGTTGGACCGGCTCGGGCTGGTACCGGCCGCGTCCGCGCACTGGCGCAAGGTGGGGCTGCACCTGGAGGCGGCCCCGCTGCGCACCCCGGGCGGCGACTGGCGCGAGGGGTCGTGGAACGGCGTGCTCCCGCTGACCGACGGTGCCTTCGTCGCCGTGACGGGACGCCGGGCGCTCGACGACGACGGTTGCACCTTCACGGGCTACTTCCACGACCCGGCCGGACGGTTCGAGACACCGCGGCCCTACCAGGCGGTGTCGTCCGAGCCGCTGGGCGAGGAGGCGGCCACGGGTCGCGTGGGCGTCTTCCTCGCGGAGCTGGCGCAGCGCGGTCCGGCGCCCTGGTTCCCGGAGGCCGCCGAGGAGTTCGCGCGACTGACCGGCGTGACCGACACCATGGCCCGGCTGATCGTGGCCGGTCTGCCGGGGATCGACGTCTACGAGCGGAGCTTCCTGAGCGCCGAGGCCCGCACCCTCATCGGGGTGAAGGTCGCCCCGGCCGCGGTGGCCAAGGACGAACTGAGCGACGTCGACGGTGCCGTACGGGCCGCCGTCGTGGGCGCGTTGCTGCCCGCCGACCCCGCCCGTCTGTGGAGCGACGGGCCGGACGTGGCCGCTGCCGCCGCCGTGTGGAACGCCAAGGTCGGCAGGCGGGTCGCCGTCCCCGAGGCGTTGCTCAGCGACGCGGTCCGCGCCTTCCGGTACTCGACCTGGCCGGTACGGGAAGCGCTGCCCGCGCTGCTCGACCCGGCCCGTTCCCCGCAGCTGAGCCGGGACCTGGAATGGGCGGTCAGCGGCGACCGGGTCCGGCCCGTCGGGGACGACACGGACGGCTTCACGGCGGGGACCCTGACCGGCTCGGTCGGCCTCGTCGCCTGGCTCGCCCACCGGCTGCCCGCCGGCGACCCGGTCCGCGCCGCCCTGCCACCGGCCCTGACCGCGGTGCGGGAACGGCTGGCCCACCCCGGACTCATGCTCGACCTGGGGCGCTACATCAGCCTCCCGGACTTCCGGAAGACCGCTGGCGCCCCCACCGAGATCGGCCAGGGCTTCGAGCGGTACGGCGCCGTCGTCCTCTCCACCCACGACGACCAGCCCGCCCCGGGCCTGCGGGTCGCCCTGCTCGACGAGACCGGGCAGGACCCCTACCTGCCCGCGGTCCGCGTCGACAACCAGCGGCCCTACGCCGCCGAAGCGGCTCTGCGCCTCGTCCGCGACCAGCGGTTCGCGGCCCTGCTCGCCGACCCCGGCGAGCCGATCGCGGGCGACCGGGACAAGGACGGCACCTGGTGGCCGCAGGACCCGAGCCGCTCGGTTCCCGACCTGGTGACGGAGGCCGCCAAGGAGTACGGCCTGGGCGAGGACGCCGCCACGCTCTATCTGATGCTGCTCGCGATGCCCGACCCGACCGACCGCATGACGGCCCGGTGGACGGGCTGGAAGCCGGCCCGGCTCAAGGCCGCCCGCGCCGAACT
- a CDS encoding DUF4132 domain-containing protein, with protein MGWLSAGDGYEVALVDGRVAARATSGRAAGRQLKSLPRALRDHPEVDRLRRFAEWLDRHAAACVAQVDSWMVSSLPVPTGLLARVWPDEAWQSALRDIAVVGDDPDEVGFLRGATEDGELRVVNLDGETVRLSPRTVTLPHPVLLPDLEDIREFAAELGIVQRVEQIHRATWQRPADLDPKATEIREFTGGSFRSRFALAARASSLGYRVSGGYATSRVRDGGRTVEAAVWIGEPYWEDTVETGALTWQDQDGRALPLREVGPVAWSEGMRMAAALYAGRVIEEGKSA; from the coding sequence GTGGGTTGGCTCTCGGCGGGTGACGGGTATGAAGTCGCCCTGGTGGACGGGCGGGTGGCGGCGCGTGCCACCTCGGGCCGGGCGGCGGGGCGGCAGTTGAAGTCGCTGCCGCGCGCGCTGCGGGACCACCCGGAGGTGGACCGGCTGCGGCGGTTCGCCGAATGGCTGGATCGGCACGCCGCGGCCTGTGTCGCGCAGGTCGACTCCTGGATGGTGTCGTCGCTGCCCGTGCCCACCGGTCTGCTGGCCCGGGTGTGGCCGGACGAGGCCTGGCAGTCGGCGCTGCGTGACATAGCGGTGGTGGGCGACGACCCGGACGAGGTCGGGTTCCTGCGGGGTGCCACCGAGGACGGCGAACTGCGGGTGGTGAACCTGGACGGCGAGACGGTACGGCTGTCGCCGCGCACGGTCACGCTGCCGCACCCGGTGCTGCTGCCGGACCTGGAGGACATCCGGGAGTTCGCGGCGGAGCTGGGCATCGTGCAGCGTGTCGAGCAGATCCACCGGGCGACCTGGCAGCGGCCCGCCGACCTCGATCCGAAGGCCACCGAGATACGCGAGTTCACCGGCGGCTCCTTCCGCTCCCGCTTCGCCCTCGCCGCGCGCGCGAGTTCGCTCGGCTACCGGGTCTCCGGGGGCTACGCCACGTCCCGGGTGCGGGACGGCGGGCGGACCGTCGAGGCCGCGGTGTGGATCGGGGAGCCGTACTGGGAGGACACGGTGGAGACCGGCGCCCTGACCTGGCAGGACCAGGACGGGCGGGCGCTGCCGCTGCGGGAGGTCGGGCCGGTGGCCTGGTCGGAGGGGATGCGGATGGCCGCGGCGCTGTACGCCGGGCGCGTGATCGAGGAGGGCAAGAGCGCATGA
- a CDS encoding DUF1996 domain-containing protein, whose amino-acid sequence MLGGGGLVAANVYASATEDTSSPTTLSADGGWGAGTIDCPDVGDKLTSVPDGARADVDKELAQLDQQTAQAYQQLQDPAVQNREAAVSQVVQPLSENRAATIQRIAAALERTGERPEGLDQLAACTLRESDDQAGGQGQEGQGDQNGQDQNGQDQGGQDGQDQGGQQQGNGGQSGNGPVAADYADITTAPPAAPAPNPGADASKGSFVTSCGVNANGLFNSDNVIVAPGVSNGAHHFHDYVGNQANNAFADDNELASGDTSCVDQGDKSSYYWPVIRLQNGAQEQDAGSPGGGIEGNAGEIVTPKEVTLTFVGSPNSKVTAMPRLLRIITGDAKAFVNGTANANASWSCTGFEDRQLKDKYPLCPQGSDVVRTFKFQSCWDGRNIDSANHRTHVAFAQADGACQAGFKAIPQLVQRIVYDIDAPSLQDGGRTTPLFAVDAFPEQLHKPVTDHGDFINIFDESLMNEMVGCINDGKQCGAGTGGSGGEEPGNGGDNGGNDNGGNDNGGGDNGGGGNGGADNGGGDNGGNGSDGGATQEPGSGGDNTTAPAPGSDAGSDSGGNGGTDDEPQQQPTPTAEESTAPTADEPRTYTSPSATQRPDTQSPAADDDTAGASESSPSTGAVAQPPLGAQTEPQGGGGSLAETGTQLWPAAAGAVLLISGFVLLRRTRRRYM is encoded by the coding sequence ATGCTGGGAGGCGGTGGCCTGGTGGCCGCGAACGTGTACGCCTCCGCGACCGAGGACACCTCCTCTCCGACGACCCTGTCGGCGGACGGTGGTTGGGGAGCGGGCACGATCGACTGCCCTGACGTGGGTGACAAGTTGACCAGCGTGCCCGACGGCGCGCGGGCGGACGTCGACAAGGAACTCGCCCAACTGGACCAGCAGACGGCCCAGGCCTACCAGCAGTTGCAGGATCCGGCGGTGCAGAACCGTGAGGCCGCCGTGAGCCAGGTCGTGCAGCCGCTCTCGGAGAACCGGGCGGCGACGATCCAGCGCATCGCCGCCGCGCTCGAACGGACCGGTGAACGTCCCGAGGGCCTCGACCAGTTGGCCGCGTGCACGCTCCGCGAGTCCGACGACCAGGCCGGCGGACAGGGCCAGGAGGGGCAGGGGGACCAGAACGGCCAGGACCAGAACGGTCAGGACCAGGGCGGCCAGGACGGTCAGGACCAGGGTGGTCAACAGCAGGGCAACGGCGGTCAGTCCGGCAACGGTCCCGTCGCCGCCGACTACGCCGACATCACCACCGCGCCGCCCGCCGCACCGGCCCCCAACCCCGGCGCCGACGCCTCCAAGGGCAGCTTCGTCACCAGCTGCGGCGTGAACGCCAACGGCCTGTTCAACTCGGACAACGTGATCGTGGCCCCCGGCGTGTCCAACGGCGCCCACCACTTCCACGACTACGTCGGCAACCAGGCCAACAACGCCTTCGCCGACGACAACGAACTGGCCAGCGGCGACACCAGCTGCGTCGACCAGGGCGACAAGTCCTCGTACTACTGGCCCGTCATACGGCTTCAGAACGGCGCCCAGGAGCAGGACGCGGGCAGCCCCGGCGGCGGTATCGAGGGCAACGCGGGTGAGATCGTCACGCCCAAGGAGGTCACCCTCACCTTCGTCGGCAGCCCGAACAGCAAGGTCACGGCCATGCCCCGGCTGCTGCGCATCATCACCGGCGACGCCAAGGCGTTCGTCAACGGCACCGCCAACGCCAACGCGTCCTGGAGCTGCACCGGCTTCGAGGACCGCCAGCTGAAGGACAAGTACCCGCTGTGCCCGCAGGGCAGTGACGTGGTCCGCACCTTCAAGTTCCAGAGCTGCTGGGACGGCCGCAACATCGACAGCGCCAACCACCGCACCCACGTGGCGTTCGCGCAGGCCGACGGCGCCTGCCAGGCCGGCTTCAAGGCGATCCCGCAGCTCGTCCAGCGCATCGTCTACGACATCGACGCCCCGAGCCTCCAGGACGGCGGCCGCACCACGCCGCTCTTCGCGGTGGACGCCTTCCCCGAGCAACTGCACAAGCCCGTCACCGACCACGGCGACTTCATCAACATCTTCGACGAGAGTCTGATGAACGAGATGGTCGGCTGCATCAACGACGGCAAGCAGTGCGGCGCGGGCACCGGCGGGAGCGGGGGCGAGGAACCCGGGAACGGCGGCGACAACGGGGGCAACGACAACGGAGGTAACGACAACGGCGGGGGCGACAACGGCGGGGGCGGCAACGGAGGCGCCGACAACGGCGGGGGCGACAACGGAGGCAACGGCTCGGACGGCGGTGCCACCCAGGAGCCCGGTTCCGGTGGCGACAACACGACGGCCCCCGCGCCTGGTTCCGATGCCGGTTCCGATTCTGGTGGCAACGGCGGCACCGACGACGAGCCCCAGCAGCAGCCGACGCCGACCGCCGAGGAGAGCACCGCACCGACCGCCGACGAGCCGAGGACGTACACCTCGCCCTCGGCCACGCAGCGGCCCGACACGCAGTCCCCGGCAGCCGACGACGACACGGCAGGTGCCTCCGAGAGCAGCCCCTCGACCGGTGCCGTGGCGCAGCCTCCGCTCGGGGCTCAGACCGAGCCGCAGGGCGGCGGAGGCAGCCTCGCCGAGACCGGCACCCAGCTGTGGCCGGCCGCGGCGGGCGCGGTACTCCTGATCTCCGGGTTCGTTCTGCTACGACGCACCAGGCGCCGTTACATGTGA
- a CDS encoding DUF5709 domain-containing protein: MSDEDMGDEVYQPTGSNEDQEDAAPLDLQDAVDERTYDDMLDEGYSPPEKPLGVTRTGTTAAEQREGESLDERLRQEVADVTEPAGDGIGDTPGAAGEPRDPEVGADRAGRLVAPDEGAHEDTTKELVAEDAGIDGGAAGAEEAAVHVVREDRVDE; the protein is encoded by the coding sequence ATGAGTGACGAGGACATGGGCGACGAGGTGTACCAGCCCACGGGCAGCAACGAGGACCAGGAGGACGCCGCTCCGCTGGATCTCCAGGACGCGGTCGACGAGCGGACCTACGACGACATGCTGGACGAGGGGTACTCGCCGCCGGAGAAGCCGCTGGGCGTGACCAGGACCGGCACCACGGCGGCGGAGCAGCGGGAAGGCGAGTCCCTGGACGAGCGGCTGCGCCAGGAGGTCGCCGACGTGACGGAACCGGCCGGGGACGGGATCGGGGACACCCCCGGGGCAGCGGGCGAACCGCGCGACCCGGAGGTCGGCGCCGACCGCGCCGGCCGGCTGGTGGCGCCGGACGAGGGAGCCCACGAGGACACCACCAAGGAGCTGGTCGCCGAGGACGCGGGCATCGACGGCGGCGCGGCGGGCGCCGAGGAGGCGGCGGTGCACGTCGTACGGGAGGACCGTGTGGACGAGTGA
- a CDS encoding sulfite oxidase, whose protein sequence is MRTPETAYDRRRLRQWLAGEARADGVSRRDMLRLLAAAGGALAVPAGFNTPAAAATSPGIVKPLPDEWFTVRGTNAETRFASLAGTGYHTPVDHFFVRNHTSTPVLDAADWTLTVHGDGLVHGRAVEFSLDDLKRFPAVTRTAFVECAGNGRSYFSSQQGQTVSGTAWTLGAIGTARWRGVRLADVLRRAGLDRAAVDVMPRGLDAPYVTADGTDLGRVRRPLPLSKALDDVLLAYEMNGEPLPYDHGHPVRVLVPSWVGIASVKWVGDIEVSAQPLYSPWNTDFYRLFGDSYPPGGSAPLTRQTVKSAWELAWGASLDAGREHRLTGRSWSGGGGIVRVDVSTDGGARWRRARLHDAGRRDGWVRWSTDWRPPAPGPYSLLARATDRAGRTQPDTTVANTQGYLFDAVVRHPVTVV, encoded by the coding sequence ATGCGCACACCCGAAACCGCCTACGACCGTCGCAGACTCCGGCAGTGGCTGGCCGGTGAGGCCCGCGCGGACGGGGTCTCGCGGCGGGACATGCTTCGGCTGCTGGCGGCGGCCGGTGGCGCCCTGGCCGTCCCCGCGGGGTTCAACACCCCTGCGGCGGCGGCCACTTCACCGGGGATCGTCAAACCGCTGCCCGACGAGTGGTTCACCGTGCGCGGCACCAACGCGGAGACCAGGTTCGCCTCGCTCGCGGGCACCGGCTATCACACACCGGTGGACCACTTCTTCGTCCGCAACCACACCTCCACCCCGGTCCTCGACGCCGCCGACTGGACCCTGACCGTGCACGGCGACGGACTGGTGCACGGCCGCGCCGTGGAGTTCTCCCTCGACGACCTGAAGCGGTTCCCCGCCGTCACCCGTACGGCGTTCGTGGAGTGCGCGGGCAACGGGCGCAGCTACTTCAGCTCCCAGCAGGGCCAGACCGTCAGCGGCACCGCCTGGACCCTGGGAGCGATCGGCACCGCGCGCTGGCGAGGGGTGCGGCTCGCCGACGTCCTGCGTCGCGCGGGGCTCGACCGCGCCGCCGTGGATGTGATGCCCCGGGGCCTGGACGCCCCGTACGTGACCGCCGACGGGACCGACCTCGGCCGGGTCCGCCGCCCGCTGCCGCTGTCGAAGGCGCTGGACGACGTACTGCTGGCGTACGAGATGAACGGTGAGCCGCTGCCGTACGACCACGGCCACCCGGTACGCGTCCTGGTCCCGTCCTGGGTCGGGATCGCGTCGGTCAAGTGGGTCGGCGACATCGAGGTGTCGGCCCAGCCCCTGTACTCGCCCTGGAACACCGACTTCTACCGGCTCTTCGGCGACTCCTACCCGCCGGGCGGCAGCGCCCCGCTGACCCGCCAGACCGTGAAGAGCGCCTGGGAACTCGCCTGGGGCGCGAGCCTCGACGCGGGCCGGGAGCACCGGCTGACGGGCCGGTCCTGGTCCGGGGGCGGCGGCATCGTCCGCGTGGACGTCAGCACGGACGGCGGGGCGCGCTGGCGGCGGGCCCGGCTGCACGACGCCGGCCGCCGCGACGGCTGGGTCCGCTGGTCCACCGACTGGCGGCCGCCGGCGCCGGGACCGTACAGCCTGCTCGCCCGTGCCACGGACCGCGCCGGCCGCACCCAGCCGGACACGACCGTGGCGAACACCCAGGGCTATCTGTTCGACGCCGTGGTCCGGCATCCGGTGACCGTCGTGTGA
- a CDS encoding Glu/Leu/Phe/Val dehydrogenase dimerization domain-containing protein has translation MSQALEHEEVVVRRGRRSGLPIIVAVHSRALGPAVGGCRMRRYDSWRDGLTDALRLSEAMTYKAAVAGLDFGGGKSVIALDRDTDLTAELREAALEDLGELIAPWQGSYRTGPDIGTGPQDMVVLKRFTPYAYCAPEEHGGTGDSGGPTASGVLAALRAGARHVFGDASCAGRTVVVSGFGSVGGRVAAGLAAEGARVLVSDVEESRRQAALAAGFGWVEPDEALSVPADILVPAAVGGVLSEESVPRLAAPLVVGPANNQLTEDSVADTLARHGVVWVPDYVAGAGGIVYTLSRESDHDSDEAARKRVDGIGDTVSHVLELARSTGVTPLRAARQLAEARLTAAASRDA, from the coding sequence ATGAGCCAAGCACTGGAACACGAAGAGGTCGTCGTCCGCCGCGGCCGGCGGTCCGGGCTGCCGATCATCGTCGCCGTCCATTCCCGCGCGCTCGGACCGGCGGTCGGCGGCTGCCGGATGCGCCGCTACGACAGCTGGCGGGACGGACTCACCGACGCGCTGCGGCTGTCGGAGGCCATGACCTACAAGGCGGCCGTGGCCGGCCTGGACTTCGGCGGCGGCAAGAGCGTGATCGCCCTGGACCGGGACACCGACCTCACCGCGGAGCTGCGCGAGGCCGCCCTGGAGGACCTCGGCGAACTGATCGCCCCGTGGCAGGGGTCGTACCGCACCGGCCCCGACATCGGCACCGGCCCGCAGGACATGGTGGTGCTGAAGCGGTTCACGCCGTACGCGTACTGCGCGCCCGAGGAGCACGGCGGTACCGGCGACTCCGGCGGCCCCACCGCCTCCGGGGTCCTGGCCGCGCTGCGCGCCGGGGCCCGGCATGTCTTCGGTGACGCCTCCTGCGCCGGCCGCACCGTGGTCGTCAGCGGGTTCGGTTCGGTCGGTGGCCGGGTCGCGGCCGGGCTGGCCGCCGAGGGAGCGCGGGTCCTGGTGTCGGACGTCGAGGAGTCGCGCAGGCAGGCGGCGTTGGCCGCCGGGTTCGGCTGGGTCGAGCCGGACGAGGCACTGTCCGTACCGGCCGACATCCTCGTCCCGGCCGCGGTCGGCGGCGTCCTCAGCGAGGAGAGCGTGCCGCGACTGGCGGCGCCCCTCGTCGTCGGCCCGGCGAACAACCAGCTCACCGAGGACTCCGTCGCCGACACCCTCGCGCGACACGGAGTCGTCTGGGTCCCGGACTACGTCGCCGGTGCGGGCGGCATCGTCTACACGCTCAGCCGGGAATCGGACCACGACAGCGACGAGGCCGCCCGCAAGCGGGTGGACGGAATCGGAGACACCGTCAGCCACGTGCTGGAACTGGCCCGTTCGACCGGTGTCACCCCGCTGCGGGCGGCCCGGCAGCTCGCCGAGGCCCGGCTGACCGCCGCCGCCTCTCGGGACGCCTGA
- a CDS encoding Lrp/AsnC family transcriptional regulator, which translates to MDEVDSAIVHHLQKDGRLSNRALAEKLGIAPSTCLERTRLLRQRGIIEGYRAQVSLRALNRSVQAMVATQIRPLRRDVVAAFEESVTRLPEVVSVYTMAGSDDFLVHVTAQDIDHLHAFLLDQFTNRREIVAFRTSIIYQHLTNPVLDPLP; encoded by the coding sequence ATGGACGAAGTTGATTCGGCGATCGTGCACCATCTCCAGAAGGACGGTCGGCTCTCCAACCGCGCCCTCGCCGAGAAGCTCGGCATCGCGCCGTCCACCTGCCTCGAACGCACCAGGCTGCTGCGGCAGCGCGGCATCATCGAGGGATACCGGGCCCAGGTCTCCCTGCGCGCGCTCAACCGCTCGGTGCAGGCGATGGTCGCGACGCAGATCCGGCCGCTGCGCCGGGACGTCGTCGCGGCCTTCGAGGAGTCGGTGACCCGGCTCCCGGAAGTCGTCTCCGTCTACACGATGGCGGGCAGCGACGACTTCCTCGTCCACGTCACGGCCCAGGACATCGACCACCTGCACGCCTTCCTGCTGGACCAGTTCACCAACCGGCGCGAGATCGTGGCCTTTCGCACCTCGATCATCTACCAGCACCTCACGAACCCGGTGCTCGATCCGCTGCCGTGA